Genomic DNA from Thermobifida alba:
CGGAGGAGGCGGTGCACGCGGCGCACGCGGCGGGCGCCGCCCGGGTGGCGGTCGCCAGCTACCTGCTGGCGCCGGGTTTCTTCGCCGACCGGGTGCGCGCCCGGTCCCTGGAGGCGGGGGCGCACGTGGTCTCCGCCGCGCTGGGCGAGAGCCCGGAACTGGCCGAGGTGGTGCTGCACCGCTACGACGCGGCGGTGCGCGCCAAGTACGTTCCGGGGCCCGTCGCGCGCTGAGGCGCGGACGGCCCCGCAGGGAGCCCCGACCCGCTGTCGCGGGTCGGGGCTCCCCCGTTTTCCCGCACTTCCCCTCAGGGACACCCCGAGGAGGACTCAGGGAGAACCCCCATAGCGTTTTGGCCACTTGTTCTATAATTTGGCCATGCGGTCAAAAAATAATCCAAGTGGTCAGAAAGACCGGTCCGACCGGTCGTTCATCGAGAAGGCGCGCAGGGCGCAGATCATCGACGCCGCGATCCACACGATCGCCGAGGTCGGCTTCGCCAAGGCGTCGCTGGCCCGCATCGCCGCGCGGGCGGGCGTCAGCAAGGGCGTGATCTCCTACCACTTCGCCGGAAAGGACGAACTCGTGGAGCAGGTGGTGATGCAGGTCTACACCGACATCGCCGACTCCGTCCTCCCCCGGCTCCTGGAGCAGCCCTCCGCGACCGCCGTGCTGCGCACCCACATCCTGACCGTGGCGGAGTACATGCGCGACCACCGCGCCCACCTGGCGGCCCTGGGGGAGGTCTTCACCAACTTCCGCACCGCCGACGGCACGCTCCGCTACGGGATCACGGCCAACGAGGAGCTGTACGCCTCGCTGGAGAACCTCTACCGCGAGGGCCAGCGGACCGGCGAGTTCCGCTCCTTCGACCCGCGGGTGATGGCGATCACCCAGCAGGCCGCGGTCGACAGCATGTTCGCCTACTGGACCGCCCACCCCGACCACGACCTCCGGGCGCACGCCCGCGAACTGGCCGACCTGTTCGAACGGGCCGTCCGCGTGCCCACACCCCCCCTGACCTCGGCCGACCCGCCCACGAAGGGAGCCCCATGACCGAGCGGACCCACCCGCCCGACGCGGCCGTCCGGCCACGGCCGCGCCTGCACCACATCGACAACCTGCGGATCCTGCTCACGGTGCTGGTGGTGCTGCACCACGTCGCCGTGACCTACGGCAACATCCCCGTCTGGTACTACACCGAACCCGCCCAGGACCCCACCGGGGTCCTGCTGGACCTGCTGGTCATCACCAACCAGGCGTTCTTCATGGGGTTCTTCTTCCTCATCTCCGGCTACTTCGTGCCCGGCTCCCACGAGCGCAGGGGCTCCCGGGCGTTCCTGCGCGAGCGGCTGCGACGCCTCGGCGTCCCGCTGCTGCTGTTCATCCTGCTGCTGCGTCCGCTCCTCACCGCCGGGCACTACCCCCAGCTCCGGGCCGACTTCGCCGAGCAGGGCGTCGAGCTGCCCTACTGGCTGTACTACCTGCTCACCTGGGACCCGGGGCCGCTGTGGTTCGTCGAGGTGCTGCTCGTCCTCACCCTCGGCTACCTGCTGCTGCACCGCCTCCGCGGCACCCGCGCGGCCGTCCCCTCCCCCCGCCGTCCCCCGGCGCCGGGCCGCCTGCCCGGGCCGCTGGCGGTGGCCGCCTTTGTCGTCGGACTCACCCTGGCCACCTACGGGTGGCGGGTACTCGCCCCGGCCCCGTACTGGCCGTTCGTGGGACTGCCCAGTCCGGGCTACCTGCCGCAGTACGTCGCACTGTTCACGGTCGGCGTCCTGGCCTTCCGCCACGACTGGTTCCGGCGGATCCCGCGCGCCGCGGGCTGGGCCGGGTTCGCGGTCGCCGCCGCCGCGCTCGCCGTCTTCCTCACGGTGCGGCCGCTGCTGGGGGAGGCCGCGGGCCACCCGGGGACGTGGTCGGCCCTCGCCGTCGCCGCCTGGGAGAACACCTTCGCCGTCGGCATGGTCCTGGGCCTGCTGGTGCTCTTCCGCGAACGGTTCGGCCGCCAGGGCCGCCCGGCCCGCTTCCTCTCCGACCACGCCTTCGCGGTGTACGTCCTGCACCCGCTGGTCCTGGTCGGCCTGGGACACGCGTTCAGCGGCTGGGAGGCCCCCGCCGTCGCGAAGTTCGCGGTCGTGGCGGTGCTCGCGATCCCGCTGTGCTGGCTGCTCGCCGCCCTGGTCCGGGCCCTGCCGTACGCCGAACGGGTGCTCTAGCGCCCACGCCCCCGCGCCCGGGGCCGCCTCGGGCGCGGGGGCGTGGGGCCGTGCCCGGTCCGACTAGCCTGGGGGTTCCGCGACACGACCGAGAAAAGGGGGCCTTTCGCGGTCATGGCACACACGCACGAGGTGTTCAACCAGCCCAGTCCGCTGGCCGACCACGACGTCTCCGCCGATCCCGCCCTCCTGGAGGGCCTGGAGCGCGAGGGCGGCGGCTGGGCCGTCGAGGAGGTGCGCGAACTGGGGCGGCTGGCCGGCAGCGCCCGCGCCCGTTCCTGGGCCGAACAGGCCGACACCCACACCCCGGTGCTGCGCACCCACGACCGCTACGGCCACCGCATCGACGAGGTCGACTTCCACCCCGCCTGGCACGTGCTCATGGACACCGCCGTCACCCACGGCCTGCACGCCGCACCGTGGGCCGACGACCGTGCCGGGGCGCACGTGGCGCGGGCCGCCAAGTTCTTCGTGTGGAGCCAGGCCGAGGCCGGACACGGCTGCCCGATCTCCATGACCTACGCCGCGGTGCCCGCCCTGCGGCACTCCCCCGACCTCGCCGCGCGGTTCGAGCCGCTGCTGACCGCCCGCGTCTACGACTTCGGGCTGCGCCCCCCGCACACCAAGCGGGGCCTGCTGGCGGGCATGTCCATGACCGAGAAGCAGGGCGGCTCCGACGTGCGCGCCAACACCACCCGCGCGGTGGCCGCCCCCGACGGCACCTACCGGCTGCGCGGGCACAAGTGGTTCACCTCCGCGCCCATGAACGACCTGTTCCTCACTCTCGCCCAGACCGCCGAGGGGCTGACCTGCTTCCTGGTGCCCCGGGTGCTGGAGGACGGCTCCCGCAACGCGCTGACTCTCCAGCGGCTCAAGGACAAGCTCGGCAACCGCTCCAACGCCTCGGCGGAACTGGAGTACGACGGCGCGCACGCCTGGCTCGTCGGGGAGCCGGGACGGGGGGTGCGCACCATCATCGAGATGGTCAACGCCACCCGGCTGGACTGCGTGATCGGCTCGGCCGCGGGTATGCGCGCGGCGCTGTCGGAGGCGGTCCACCACGCCGCCGAGCGCCGCGCCTTCGGCAAGCGGCTCGTCGAGCAGCCGCTGATGCGCAACGTGCTGGCCGACCTGGCCCTGGAGTCGGAGGCGGCCACCGCCCTCATGCTGCGGCTGGCCGGTGCGGCCGACCGCGCCGTGCGCGGTGACGCGCGCGAGGCCGCGTTCCGCCGCCTGGCGGTGCCCGTGGGCAAGTTCTGGGTGACCAAACGCCAGGTGGCGCACGTGGCCGAGGCCCTGGAGTGCCTGGGCGGCAACGGCTACGTCGAGGAGTCCGGCCTGCCCCGGCTGTTCCGCGAGTCCCCGCTCAACTCCCTGTGGGAGGGGTCGGGCAACGTCGCCGCCCTGGACGTGCTGCGCGCCCTGCGCCGCGAACCGGACAGCGTCGAGGCGTTCCGCGCCGAGCTGGCCCTGGCCGAGGGCGCCGACCCGCGACTGGACGCGGCCGTGCACCGCCTGCTGGCCGACCTGGCCGACCCGGAGTCCGCCGAGTACCGGGCCCGGTCCACGGTGGCGGCGATGGCGGTGTGCCTGCAGGCGTCCCTGCTGGTGCGGCACGCTCCGGCGGCCGTGGCCGACGCCTTCGTCGCCTCGCGGCTGGACGGCGGGGCCGGGCCCGTCCCGGGCACCCTGCCGCCGTCCGCCGACACCGAGGCGATCCTGGAGCGGGCCCGGCCCCGACGCTGAGCGGGCGCGCGGCCGCCCCCAGCGGGGCCGCGCGCCTCCGCGTCGCCCCTCCGACCAGGGCACACACGGCACGATCGGATGTCGATCGGCTCCGGCAGGCATAGACCGCGCGTGATGGCGGAACAACATCTCCGTCCGCGATCCCGCAGCGCAGAAGGACAGCGACGCCCATGGTGGAAGTCTGGCCCGGCACCTCCTACCCGCTCGGAGCGACCTACGACGGCTCCGGGACGAACTTCTCGCTCTTCTCCGAAGTCGCCACCGGGGTGGAACTGTGCCTGTTCGACGACGACGGCGCGGAGACCCGGATCGCGCTGACCGAGCGGGACGGCCACGTCTGGCACGGCTACCTGCCGGCGGTGGGCCCCGGGCAGCGCTACGGCTACCGGGTGCACGGGCCCCACGACCCGGCGCGCGGCCTGCGCTGCAACCCCAACAAGCTGCTGGTCGACCCCTACGCCAAGGCCATCGACGGACGGATCGACTGGCACGAGTCGCTGTTCGACTACCACTTCGCCGACCCCTCCCGGGCCAACAACCACGACAGCGCCCCCTACCTGCCCAAGTGCGTGGTGGTCAGCCCGTTCTTCGACTGGGGCAACGAGAAGCGGCCCGGCGTCCCCTACCACGAGACGGTGATCTACGAGACCCACGTGCGCGGACTGACCGTACGCCACCCCCAGGTCCCCGAACGGCTGCGCGGCACCTACGCCGGCATGGCCCACCCCGCCGTCCTCGACCACCTGCGGAAACTGGGCGTGACCGCCGTGGAGCTGATGC
This window encodes:
- a CDS encoding isovaleryl-CoA dehydrogenase, with protein sequence MAHTHEVFNQPSPLADHDVSADPALLEGLEREGGGWAVEEVRELGRLAGSARARSWAEQADTHTPVLRTHDRYGHRIDEVDFHPAWHVLMDTAVTHGLHAAPWADDRAGAHVARAAKFFVWSQAEAGHGCPISMTYAAVPALRHSPDLAARFEPLLTARVYDFGLRPPHTKRGLLAGMSMTEKQGGSDVRANTTRAVAAPDGTYRLRGHKWFTSAPMNDLFLTLAQTAEGLTCFLVPRVLEDGSRNALTLQRLKDKLGNRSNASAELEYDGAHAWLVGEPGRGVRTIIEMVNATRLDCVIGSAAGMRAALSEAVHHAAERRAFGKRLVEQPLMRNVLADLALESEAATALMLRLAGAADRAVRGDAREAAFRRLAVPVGKFWVTKRQVAHVAEALECLGGNGYVEESGLPRLFRESPLNSLWEGSGNVAALDVLRALRREPDSVEAFRAELALAEGADPRLDAAVHRLLADLADPESAEYRARSTVAAMAVCLQASLLVRHAPAAVADAFVASRLDGGAGPVPGTLPPSADTEAILERARPRR
- a CDS encoding TetR/AcrR family transcriptional regulator, whose protein sequence is MRSKNNPSGQKDRSDRSFIEKARRAQIIDAAIHTIAEVGFAKASLARIAARAGVSKGVISYHFAGKDELVEQVVMQVYTDIADSVLPRLLEQPSATAVLRTHILTVAEYMRDHRAHLAALGEVFTNFRTADGTLRYGITANEELYASLENLYREGQRTGEFRSFDPRVMAITQQAAVDSMFAYWTAHPDHDLRAHARELADLFERAVRVPTPPLTSADPPTKGAP
- a CDS encoding acyltransferase family protein: MTERTHPPDAAVRPRPRLHHIDNLRILLTVLVVLHHVAVTYGNIPVWYYTEPAQDPTGVLLDLLVITNQAFFMGFFFLISGYFVPGSHERRGSRAFLRERLRRLGVPLLLFILLLRPLLTAGHYPQLRADFAEQGVELPYWLYYLLTWDPGPLWFVEVLLVLTLGYLLLHRLRGTRAAVPSPRRPPAPGRLPGPLAVAAFVVGLTLATYGWRVLAPAPYWPFVGLPSPGYLPQYVALFTVGVLAFRHDWFRRIPRAAGWAGFAVAAAALAVFLTVRPLLGEAAGHPGTWSALAVAAWENTFAVGMVLGLLVLFRERFGRQGRPARFLSDHAFAVYVLHPLVLVGLGHAFSGWEAPAVAKFAVVAVLAIPLCWLLAALVRALPYAERVL